From the genome of Pseudophryne corroboree isolate aPseCor3 chromosome 9, aPseCor3.hap2, whole genome shotgun sequence:
cttaccgcgactgcgtttgacggcatggcggttgaacgccggatcctgaaggagaaaggcattccggatgaagtcattcctatcctgatcaaagccaggaaatatataaccgcaaaacattatcaccgcatttggcgaaaatatgttgcgtggtgcgaggccagtaaggccccgacggaggaattttcaactaggtcgattcctacatttcctgcaaacaggagtgtctatgggcctgaaatgggggtccattaaggttcaaatttcggccctgtcaattttcttccagaaagaactagcttcagtccctgaagttcagacgtttgtgaaaggggtactgtatatacagcctccttttgtgcctccagtggcaccttgggatctaaatgtagtttttgggttccaaaagtcacattggtttgaaccacttaaatatgtggagttaaaatatctcacatggaaagtggtcatgctgttggccctggcctgggccaggtgcgtgtcagaattggcggctttatcctgtaaaagccctcatctgattttccattcggacagggcggaattgaggacttgtcctcagtttctccctaaggtggttttcagcgtttcacctgaatcaacctattgtggtgcctgcggctactagggacttggaggactccaagttgctagacgttgtcagggccctggaaatataggtttccaggacggctggagtcagaaaatctgactcgttgtttattctgtatgcacccaacaagctgggtgctcctgcttctaagcagactattgctcgttggatttgtagtacaattcagcttgcacattctgtggcaggcctgccgcagacaaaatctgtaaaagcccattccacaaggaaggtgggctcatcttgggcggctgcccgaggggtctcggctttacaactttgccgagcagctacttggtcaggagcaaatacgtttgtaaaattctacaaatttgataccctggctgaggaggacctggagttctctcaattggtgctgcagagtcatccgcactctcccgcccgtttgggagctttggtataatccccatggtccttacggagtccccagcatccactaggacgtcagagaaaataagaatttacttaccgataattctatttctcgtagtccgtagtggatgctgggcgcccatcccaagtgcggattgtctgcaatactggtacatagttattgttaccaaaaaaatcgggttattgctgtagtgagccatcttttctagaggctcctctgttatcatgctgttaactgggtttagatcacaagttatatggtgtgattggtgtggctggtatgagtcttacccgggattcaaaatccttccttattgtgtacgctcgtccgggcacagtatcctaactgaggcttggaggagggtcatagggggaggagccagtgcacaccgggtagttctaaagctttacttttgtgcccagtctcctgcggagccgctattccccatggtccttacggagtccccagcatccactacggactacgagaaatagaattatcggtaagtaaattcttattttcttccactgattgttcatgctgtagctgctctcacactgcaaatctggatatctcttgctcttcctagcatcacctacatgctgttccataatgccagggactgtggagtaccatgcttgttccacagtccccagactgcgtttctcctggacactagcctgtgccctccatctcagtcctcagctcacactgaattctagcctgtgtcttttccttgtcctaaaaaccccctacacttcctgtcgtaaCCTCCTACATGTGGCATTCAGGgctggttccggggcttctggcgccccgggcggcattagggggcgtggcttcatacagggggcgtggtcatttacgccccctgtacagactgaaatgatgtgcggtgcgcgatgacgtcatcgcgcaccgcacagcaaaggtcctctccacgatgggaaactagagaggacctttgctgtgcggtgcgcgatgacgtcatcgcacaccgcactgtaaaggacctctccacgaagggaaactagacgcgtacgcgtctagtttcccttcccagcggcagcgggggggcagcagccagcggcagcaggggggcagcggggggcacacagcagcagcggatcttgccctggtgcggcgccctgcgcACTCCGgataggcggcgccccgggcaaaagtcctgcttgcccgtggcaagatccgctactggtggcattgtttgccagaactggttttggggccataaactcccccactcactgataagaatgaaATGGCCTTTGGAACTTTCCAGTATctgctaacattccagtatgccacactatgattgggaatagtaacctgtgccgaagcatggcgagtgcagcaagccatgcgaggggacaaggtgcactaattggggttcacggtcactgtacagagaaaacgtcacaaaaaaacccttaaaaactcatgtcgaccttttgccctgtcggcccagaacatgtcgacctagacaccctgtcgatctTGAaaacctgtcgaccaatagtggtcgacctagacacagtcgactatatgatccacacccatactaTACACATTGATAAAAGGCAGATGTGTAAAACTAACGTTTCCCCTGCAACGTGCTGGCTCTCTCCTGGCTCTTTTGTAGACCATCGAATGCCTGCGGCCCTATTTGTGTGAGAAACTTATGGCAGAAAGACACTTCGATTACCTACGCTGCAAAACCATACTAAACAAAGACGACACCGAGGAAATTTTGAGCCAGACAACAAGTCGGAAGAGAGCCGGAGAGCTGTTAGATCGACTGTCCAAAAATCCTAAGGGCCTCGATGCTCTGATTGAATCAATCAGGCTCCAGAAAACCCAGGATTTCCTCATAGAGAAGATCACAGATGAGGTCCTGCGCGTGAAAAACGAAAAGCTGGAATTCTCCAAAGGTAATCTGGTTCCAGGGGGGAAGCCTATAAGGTGCTCTAGGGTCCACGTACTCCTTACACCGCTTCTCAGACGTGTCAGGTCTACCGTACGCAGCCTTTATTGTGGGAGATAAGCCGGCTTACCACACTATCCCCTTATACCGGGACAGTAATGAGTTACACAGGGTCcagggctggctgacttcaagctgcATCTCACCTGGTTATactcagccatagaacctgtgtaatccatgagcacccGGTAAAAAGGCTCAGTATGGCAACCCTATACATACAGAGCTCAGATATACCAGATACCGGCTATTACATGTTACATACAGAGCTCAGATATACCAGATACCGGCTATTACACGTTACATACAAAGCTCAGATTTACCAGATACTGGCTAGTACATGTTACATACAGAGCTCAGATATACCGGGTACCGGCTAGTACATGTTACATACAGAGCTCAGATATACCAGATACCGGCTATTACATGTTACATACAGAGCTCAGATATACCAGATACCGGCTATTACACGTTACATACAAAGCTCAGATTTACCAGATACTGGCTAGTACATGTTACATACAGAGCTCAGATATACCAGATACCGGCTATTACACGTTACATACAGAGCTCAGATATACCAGATACCGGCTATTACACGTTACATACAGAGCTCAGATATACCAGATACCGGCTATTACACGTTACATACAGAGATCAGATATACCAGATACCGGCTATTACACGTTACATACAGAGCTCAGATATACCAGCTACCAGCTATTACATGTTACATACAGAGCTCAGATATACCAGATACCGGCTATTACACGTTACATACAGAGCTCAGAAATACCAGATACCGGCTATTACATGTTACATACAGAGCTCAGATATACCAGGTACCGGCTATTACACGTTACATACAGAACTCAGATATACCAGGTACCGGCTATTACATGTTACATACAGAGCTCAGATATACCGGGTACCAGCTATTACATGTTACATACAGAGCTCAGAAATACCAGATACCAGCTATTACATGTTACATACAGAGCTCAGAGATACCAGGTACCGGCTAGTACATGTTACATACAGAGCTCAGATATACCAGGTACCAGCTAGTACATGTTACATACAGAGCTCAGATATACCAGGTACCAGCTAGTACATGTTACATACAGAGCTCAGATTTACCGGGTACCAGCTAGTACATGTTACATACAGAGCTCAGATATACCAGGTACCGTCTATTACATGTTACATACAGAGCTCAGATATACCAGGTACCAGCTATTACATGTTACATACAGAGCTCAGATATACCAGGAACCGGCTACTACATTTACATACAGAGCTCAGATATACTGGATACCGGTTATTACATGTTACATACAGAGCTCAGATATACCGGGTACCGGCTATTACATGTTACATACAGAGCTCAGATTTACCAGGTACCGgctagtacatgtttcatacagagATCAGATATACCAGGTACCGGCTATTACATGTTACATACAGTGCTCAGATATACCGTGTACCAGCTATTACATGTTACATACAGAGCTCAGAAATACCAGATACCGGCTAGTACATGTTACATACAGAGCTCAGATATACCAGATACCGGCTATTACACGTTACATACAAAGCTCAGATATACCAGATACCGGCTATTACATGTTACATACAGAGCTCAGATATACCAGGTACCGGCTATTACATGTTACATACAGAGCTCAGATATACCAGGTACCGGCTATTACACGTTAAGTACAGAGCTCAGATATACCGGATACCGGTTATTACATGTTACATACAGAGCTCAGATATACCGGGTACCGGCTATTACACGTTACATACAGAGCTCAGATATACCGGATACCGGTTATTACATGTTACATACAGAGCTCAGATATACCGGGTACCGGCTATTACATGTTACATACAGAGCTCAGATATACCGGGTACCGGCTATTACATGTTACATACAGAGCTCAGATATACCGGGTACCGGCTATTACATGTTACATACAGAGCTCAGATATACCGGGTACCGGCTAGGGATTTCaatatgatatgccggcggtcaggaaaccTCAGTTCTGTTaggcagaaatgctaaccactACCCCAGCTGTGCTGAATTCAACTGATCAAATACTTGTAGCAACCGTCACAGCTATACAGAGGTGTTTTTCAGACCTGGGGACAGCCAGTAACGGGACTCCCCATGCCAGAAAGATGGCACCCGTGGATGGGTGTTGGGAGGGGGGCACTGTACAGGGAGTCCCAGTGGTAAACTGAGTGGGCGCGGGGACCCCCTGGACTCACGGACCCGTGTGCATAGCATAGCCTACACGATAGTTACGCAGCTGCACCTATATACTGCTACACACAAGCGTCTTTATAACCTTGATGTAACTTGTGTATTGCAGGGGACTACTTACACCCTTCACCGACCGCACCAAATGGACTAACTACTGACCTGTACAAGCAGTGTTCCGACAACAGGCTGCCGACACCGGAGTCCACCGTTCTCTATCACCCCGAAGGGGAGTCCAGTCTTCCCCTTTATTTTAACAGATCTCTGACAATTGCAAATCCATCAATGGCGGACAACAGAACAAGGAGCAGCCGACAAAGTACGCCGTACTCTACCAGGCTCCCCAAACCAGGGGAGATAGGAGCCCCCCCTCTTCCAGTCATCCTTCCGCAGGCGCCCGAGGAATCCCGCGCAAGCTCCCCCATCGACAACCAGTTCCTTCCTCTCAGGTCCAGTTCACCCTCTAACCCGTCACCGTTATACCGCGCTGCGTTCTGACAATCTCATGCGACAATGGAGATATTTATAAAAGAAGACAAAAAAAAGGACATTTAAGGACGCAGAATTTGTTATTGATTCATCACACGGTGCTCAGGTATATCTCACCTGTAAAGTAACAGGTTTCATACATCGTTTATTTTTCACTTCTATGTTTATAATAGCCGGTATAACGAAATACCTAATATTCACTTACTCCCCATTTGTCCAAGCAGTAAaataaaaagatagatagatagatagatagatagatagatagatagatagatagatagatagatagatagatagatagatagatagatagatagatagatagatagatagatagatagagtggtaGTGTGTGTAATAACTCACACGGTAACATTCATCTGTCATACATAGAATGGTATTGGACTTTTTACAACAGGGGAGAACAACCTCTTTGTTCCACGGGCCACATTGGGAGATAACACACGACTGATTGCAATAACACATAACTTTCTTACACGTGTAAAATACATAGAAGTGATTACAGGAATATGATATTCTCCCCTATGTAGCAACACACTCTCCTGTGCAACGTCTAGCTAAACTCCGCAGTTGTACAGGATGTGTGTGATGGAGGCCGGACACCGGTCAGCCAGGGTGGTCCCTCGTGGGACGGACACAGTGACAGTGAGATGCAATATAGATAAAGGGGGACCCCCAATAGAAATACTGCAGTAGTGTTTCTGTCCTGGGTCTCTCTGTATCTGCATCATACAGAGGATTTACAGGCCGCATATGCACCGCTAGTACAGAAATCCGCTGCTTTAACACAGGGcactgatatctatctatctatctatctatctatctatctatctatctatctatcatctatctattatctatctatctatctatctatctatctatctatctcatatctatctatcatctatctatctattatctatctatctactatctatctatcatctatctatctatctatctatctatctatctatctatctatctatctatctatctatctatctatccagtatatataattttgttttttaaattgtgtttctgATTTCTTACCGGTGTATATCGTCTGCAGCCATCTTTgggcctcattcagcatcagttgtaAATGCGAATGATCGCGCAATAAGTGATTATCGGCACACTGCAAATGCGTACACAAGTGCGTGTGCGCATGGTGTCCGTGTTCCTAACTAGGTGTCTGCGAACACAGTAGCAATCGTAGCAATGATAAAGTGGTGGAGGTGTGTCAGTGGGATGGGTCCGCAATTTCCGCGATGCGGGGTGAGTAGCGGGTGTATCGTGGGCGTTGCAATCGCAACATATGAGAAACTAATTCCAGGAATTGCGAACGCTTCAACAGCACAGGCTGAGTAACCAGAGAGCTGCGCAGACTGCGGAAGTAGCGATGGTGGCAGCAAACGTTCCGATGTTCAGCACAGTCACAGGCAGCAGGTGTCACAGTGGTGCAGGGGACGCTGTTAGCACGCTGCAGGCTTAATTACACACATGAGCTTTTTACAATCGACAAAATAACACTTTTCCTTAGGTacagtgtgatgttatgtgtgtGAGCGTTGTAGCACAGTGTTGTGCGGAACTTATTACTATTGTAAGCAACGCTTAAACATTTACATGTACGTTTTGTATTTACACCATGACCCTTAGTGCCGGCCTAACATTACTCTGACAAGCTGCCACCCATCCCAGTACATTACTGCAATATGATTTCTGTACGCCATATTGTAACATAGCTACATTATTAATATACACGTCAGTTATAAATGAATATACCTGGTTTTGAGCTGACATTGATGTATAAGAGATGCGTTTAGTGTCGTAACTTTGAGAGAATGTACGCAGTGTTGCGTTTGTAGCTGCGCGTGCAATGGGAGTGTGTTAGATTTGCGATGGGGTTGTAGTATACGCAGATGCATTTGTGGGTTTGACTCGAGGTCTTTGCAGATTTGCGACTGCGATCGCAATCTGTGTACGTTCAATCACAACTGCAATCCGAGCTGAATGAGGCCCTTTCTTCTTAAATTGTCAGATTGCTGCtaaatctgtctccccctctgcttTGCAGTTCGGGCCCAGTGGCAGGAACTGAGAGGAGAAAAGGGGCGACCTCTACTTTGCAGTGCGGGCCCAGTGTCAgaaactgaggggagaaaaggggcGGACTCTACTTTGCAGTGCGGGCCCAGTGTCAggaactgaggggagaaaaggggcGGACTCTACTTTGCAGTGCGGGCCCAGTGTCAggaactgaggggagaaaaggggcGGGCCCAGTGTCAggaactgaggggagaaaaggggcGGCCTCTACTTTGCAGTGCGGGCCCAGTGTCAgaaactgaggggagaaaaggggcGGCCTCTACTTTGCAGTGCCGGCCCAGTGTCAggaactgaggggagaaaaggggcGGGCCCAGTGTCAGGAACTGAGAGGAGAAAAGGGGCGACCTCTACTTTGCAGTGCGGGCCCAGTGTCAgaaactgaggggagaaaaggggcGGACTCTACTTTGCAGTGCGGGCCCAGTGTCAggaactgaggggagaaaaggggcGGGCCCAGTGTCAggaactgaggggagaaaaggggcGGCCTCTACTTTGCAGTGCGGGCCCAGTGTCAgaaactgaggggagaaaaggggcGGCCTCTACTTTGCAGTGCCGGCCCAGTGTCAGGAACTGAGGAGAGAAAAGGGGTGGCCTCTACTTTGCAATGCGAGCCCAGTTTAAggaactgaggggagaaaaggggcGGCCTCTACTTTGCAGTGCGGGCCCAGTGTCAggaactgaggggagaaaaggggcGGCCTCTACTTTGCAGTGCGGGCCCAGTGTCAGGAACTAAGGGGAGAAAAGGGGCGGCCTCTACTTTGCAATGCGAGCCCAGTGTCAggaactgaggggagaaaaggggcGGCCTCTACTTTGCAGTGCGGGCCCAGTGTCAGGAACTAAGGGGAGAAAAGGGGCGGCCTCTACTTTGCAGTGCCGGCCCAGTGTCAGGAACTGAGGAGAGAAAAGGGGTGGCCTCTACTTTGCAATGCGAGCCCAGTTTAAggaactgaggggagaaaaggggcGGCCTCTACTTTGCAGTGCGGGCCCAGTGTCAggaactgaggggagaaaaggggcGGCCTCTACTTTGCAGTGCGGGCCCAGTGTCAGGAACTAAGGGGAGAAAAGGGGCGGCCTCTACTTTGCAATGCGAGCCCAGTGTCAggaactgaggggagaaaaggggcGGCCTCTACTTTGCAGTGCGGGCCCAGTGTCAGGAACTAAGGGGAGAAAAGGGGCGGCCTCTACTTTGCAGTGCCGGCCCAGTGTCAGGAACTGAGGAGAGAAAAGGGGTGGCCTCTACTTTGCAGTGCCGGCCCAGTGTCAggaactgaggggagaaaaggggcGGCCTCTACTTTGCAGTGCGGGCCCAGTGGCAGGAACTGAGAGGAGAAAAGGGGCGGCCACTACTTTGCAATGAGAGCCCAGTGGCAGGAACTGAGAGGAGAAAAGGGCAGAGCAGATTAGAAAAGATAAAACTGGAATAAAATATAAACCAAACACAAAGCATTACCTATAGGTAGTTTCCTTATTAGTAATTATGAAACTGCTAAGTCATGGTGATATGCCCACGTTAGGGTGTGTGTAATCAGGAGGGGCAGGATGTGGTGCTGTGGATGGTAATGTCCCACAACGTTGGCTGGTTACCCTGGGAAACGTCGCTGGTGAAGGTTAATCCTGCCGTACAGTTTACAAGTACCAAGGCTGCAACAATTGTGCCAACGAAAACTGTAATAATGCTAAACATTATACAGGCTGTGTGCAGATACGTGTAAGTAACGCATTGTATCACCTGTATATGCTAGGATTATTACTATGTATGTAATGTAATTGTATGTGCAGTACTCAGAGACACGAGGCACACACTAGAGC
Proteins encoded in this window:
- the BCL10 gene encoding B-cell lymphoma/leukemia 10; this encodes MTPLKLNEEEMADVKRDTIECLRPYLCEKLMAERHFDYLRCKTILNKDDTEEILSQTTSRKRAGELLDRLSKNPKGLDALIESIRLQKTQDFLIEKITDEVLRVKNEKLEFSKGDYLHPSPTAPNGLTTDLYKQCSDNRLPTPESTVLYHPEGESSLPLYFNRSLTIANPSMADNRTRSSRQSTPYSTRLPKPGEIGAPPLPVILPQAPEESRASSPIDNQFLPLRSSSPSNPSPLYRAAF